Sequence from the Natronomonas marina genome:
GGCATCCTCGAGGTCCGCGACCTCGATGCCGGCTACGGCGACCTCCAGATCCTCGACGATGTCGACCTCGACGTCGACGACGGCGAGTACGTCACAATCGTCGGCCCGAACGGCGCCGGCAAGTCGACGCTGATGAAGAGCGTCTTCGGGCTGACGAACTACATGGGCGGCAACATCGTGTTCAACGACGAGGCGATCGCCGGCCAGAAGCCCGAGGAGATCATCCACAAGGGAATCGGCTACGTCCCGCAAAACGAGAACATCTTCGGGAAACTCTCGGTCCGCGAGAACCTCGAGATGGGCGCGTACATTCTCGATTCCGTCCCCGAGGACCGCATCCAGGAGGTCTACGAGTACTTCCCCGTGCTTGAGGAGCGCACCGGCCAGAACGTTGGGTCGATGTCGGGCGGCCAACAGCAGATGGTCGCGATGGGCCGCGCACTGATGCTCGACCCCGACCTCCTGATGCTCGACGAACCCTCCGCGGGGCTGGCGCCCGACCTCGTCGAGGAGATGTTCGACCGCATCGACCGCATCAACGAGTCCGGCACCGCCGTCCTCATGGTCGAACAGAACGCCAAGGAGGCGCTTCGGCGCTGCGACCGTGGCTACGTCCTCGTCCAGGGCGGGAACCGCTACATGGACGCGGGTGACGCCCTCCTGGACGACGAGCAGGTCCGGCAGGACTTCCTCGGCGGCTGACGTCGACGCCCCGCCCCAGTCTTCTCACGTTCGAGTCCACAAGCCAGCGACACTCTCTCCCGCGCACCGTCGCCGCTCCGGGACGGTGCCTGAACCGACGGACGGGCGACCAAATGACTCGAGCGTTCACACCCAGCCGGTAGTGACTCGACCAGCCGCCATCCCACGCC
This genomic interval carries:
- a CDS encoding ABC transporter ATP-binding protein, with the translated sequence MSAETENRHPVTLKDGILEVRDLDAGYGDLQILDDVDLDVDDGEYVTIVGPNGAGKSTLMKSVFGLTNYMGGNIVFNDEAIAGQKPEEIIHKGIGYVPQNENIFGKLSVRENLEMGAYILDSVPEDRIQEVYEYFPVLEERTGQNVGSMSGGQQQMVAMGRALMLDPDLLMLDEPSAGLAPDLVEEMFDRIDRINESGTAVLMVEQNAKEALRRCDRGYVLVQGGNRYMDAGDALLDDEQVRQDFLGG